The nucleotide sequence GTGATGATATCCGCCTGGACGGAGAGCACGGGTGGACCGCCCGACGCGCCGGTGCGCCCCGGTACCACCACGTACAGCGCCGCCATGCGCTTGCCCGCTCCCGACGGAGCCCCGATGGCGAACGCCGAAGGCTCACCCGGGCCAAGGGGGATCAGGGCCAGCGTGTAGGCCGGGTACCCCGTGTCCACGACGGGCGTGAGATCCGTGAAGAGGTCGCGCTCCCCCTTCGGATCCCGGCTCATCACGGCGAACGCATGACGCTGCACCGGCTGGTCCGGCTCCTTGGGTGTTCCCGACACCCAGACCAGGCGCGCCGAACCGTCCGGGCTGTGGACCTCCTCGACCCGCAGCGAGCCGGGCGGCACCTTCCAGATCCACGCCTGCCGTCGCGCCAGCAGCGTGACGATGCCCTGGGTGGAGAGATCGGCCTGATCGCGCCCGCCACCGAGCGCAGCGCGGCTCTCCTGCGCAGCCGACGCAAGGAGCGCGCACGCGACGGCCAGCAGCACGCCCAAGCTCCCAGGCCTCCATACCGACGGCACGGTGGTTGGTCGTCCCCCTCCACTGCTGGCATCGGCGCCGCAACGGAGGAGGATTTAGGAGCCGGGGGCCTCTTCCCCTGCCCGGAGAAGAGGCCCCCGCGACGCAATGGATCTCCAATAAGCGAGAGAGGTGCCCACCCCGTTCCCACTGTCCACGCCTGCGTGCCGTCCGCTCGGGACAACGGGAGCCATGGTGCAGGCCAGTGGTTCGTGCCGCCGAGTGCCCGAGGCCGGGCACCGCTCTCACGCCTTCCTGGCGGAATCCGAGGACCTGGCGCCGGTGGTGCTGATGCCGCACGCTCCGTAAAGGGGGCAATACCCCGCGCCACCCGTGGCCACCAGCACGATGGCCAGCACCAGCGCCACCCAGCGGATCGGCTCGGCTACCAGGAGCGCCACCAGCAGTAGCGCCGCTCCCAGCGCCAGGCGGATCCAGCGGTCGACTCGCCCCACATTGGACTGCATGGCCCCTCACCCTCCCCTGCCGCAGCCGCCTTCTCGGCGTTGTCGACGTCACACGGGCTATATACCCTACCCGGTACGCTATCCATCTACGTTCATACGATAGCATACCCCTCCCTTCACGGCAACCGGAAAGTGGCTCACCAGGAATTCGGCGGGCGGCGGCGTATTGTTGCCTCACCCTGGTGAGGCCGGGCCTCGAGTCTATACGGGATGGGGGGCACGTAGGCTATCCATGAAGCGTAGCGTCTTGGTTTCTCTCGTCGGGCTTTTCGTGCTGGCAGGCGCGGTCACAGCGTCGGCTGCGGCGCCCATCAAGATCGGTCTCAACCTGGAGATGACGGGCGGAGTCGCGGCGTACGGCCAGCAAGGTTTCGAGGGCATCCAGACTTTGCAGAAGATGATGAAGCTCGAAGTCCTGGGTCGCCCGGTGGAGTTCGTCCTGGTCGACAACAAGTCGGACCGTGTCGAAAGCGCCAACGCCGCCCAGCGCCTGATCCAGCGTGACCACGTGGCGGCCATCATCGGCCCGATGATCTCGGGCTCGATGCTCGCGGCTGGCCCCGTCGCGGAGCAGGCGAAGGTACCCATCATCGGCCCCTCCACGACCAACCCTCTCACCACGCAGGGCCGGCAGTTCGTCTTCCGGGCATGCTTCATCGACCCCTTCCAGGGACAAATCGCCGCACGTTTCGCCTACCAGCAGCTGGGTGTCCGGAGA is from Limnochorda sp. L945t and encodes:
- a CDS encoding YgaP family membrane protein; protein product: MQSNVGRVDRWIRLALGAALLLVALLVAEPIRWVALVLAIVLVATGGAGYCPLYGACGISTTGARSSDSARKA